GGAGCCCGACCGGCATACTTACATCCGCATCAGGGCGGAGGCCCAGGTGAGCCCCCCCCCGAACGCGACGACGAGAACGAGGTCCCCGGCGGCGAACCGTCCCTGCGCCTTTGCTTCCGCGAGCGCGATCGGGATGGAGGCGGCGGAGGTGTTCCCGTACTTCTCCAAGTTGACGAAGACGCGCTCCTCGGGGATCCCGAGCCGCTTCCCGACGACCTGGATGATGCGCAGGTTCGCCTGGTGCGGGATGAACAGCTTCACGTCGTCGATGCACACCCCGTTCCGGGCCAGCGCCTCGCCGGCGACGTCGACCATCTTCAGGACGGCGTGCTTGAACGTCTCATTCCCCATCATCCGGATGGAGCGGAGTCGCTGTTCCATCATCTCGGGGGAGTACGGATGCAGCGTGCCGCCCCCCGGGCATTGGATCAACTGCCAGAGATTGCCGTCGGAGTGCAGGTGGCAGCTGAGGACCCCGTCCCCTTCCGGGCATTCGGAGAGAAGTACCGCCCCCGCGCCGTCGCCGAAGAGGATGCAGGTGGACCGGTCGGTGTAATCGACCACGGTGGAAAGGATCTCCGAGCCAACCACGAGGGCCTTCTTCCCCCGGCCCGCCCGGATCAGCGCGTCGGCCACCGACAGGGAGTAGACGAACCCGGAGCAGGCGGCGGACAGGTCCATCCCGTAGGCGTTGGTCGCCCCGATCTTCGCCTGGAGGAAGCACGCGGTGGAGGGGAACGGCATGTCGGGCGTCAGCGTCCCGACGACCACGATGTCGAGTTCCGCCGGGTCGACGCCCGCGTCATCGAGCGCCTTCCGGGCCGCCTCGACGCAAAGGTCGGAATTCGGCGTCCGCGGCTCCGCGATGTGGCGGGTCCGGATCCCGGTGCGCTCGGTGATCCACGCGTCGTTCGTGTCGACCAGCTTTTCGAGGTCGAGATTGGTCAACTCTTTCGGCGGGGCGTACATCCCCAGCCCGACGATTTTCGATGCCAACGCTTCCCCTCCCCTCAGGAGGCTAGCCGAAACAACTTGAACATCTTGCATCCCGTCTTCGGGCCATCTTTGACCGGTCTTCAATCGCCAAATCCTCGACGTAGCGAAAGCTACGCCTCCGGTTTGGCTCAATCATCCCGGCCAAATCTAACCCAAATCCGGGCGCAATATTGTCCAACTTGTTTCGGCTAACCTCCTTTGATCGCCTTACGGTTTCGCCGGCGCGTTCGCGACGGCGTATCCGCGCGCCGCGATGGACCGGGCGATCTCGACGTCCACCGCGCAGCGCGCCAGGGAGCCGGCGGCCCGGATCCCGTTCTTGATCGCCCGCTCGCTGGACGACCCGTGACAGATGAAGACCCCGCCCCGCACCCCCAGGAGCGGAGCGCCACCGTACTCCTCGTAGTCCAGCCGGTCCTTCACCCCCCGAAGCGCGCGCTCGGCGAGCAGGGCGCCCACCTTCGCCATGAGGGACTTGCCGATCTCCTCCTTGAGGAACTGGCCCAGGGCCGTCGCCATCCCCTCCATTGTCTTGATCGCGACGTTCCCGACGAACCCGTCGCAGACGAAGACGTCGGCTTTCCCGGCGAAGAAGTCGCGCCCCTCGACGTTCCCGACGAAATTCAGTCCCGTGCGGCGAAACAGCTCGCACGTATCCCGCGTGAGGTCCGTCCCCTTCGAATCCTCCTCGCCGATGCTGACGACGCCGACGCGCGGCCGGGGGATCCCGAGGATCGTCCGGGAGTACGCCTCGCCCATATACCCGAACTGCAGCAGATGGGCCGGCTTGCAGTCGACGTTCGCACCGGCGTCGATGAGGACCACCGGACCGTGGGGCGTGGGGATCGTCGCCGCGATCGCGGGGCGGTCCACGCCGTGGATCTTCTTGAGGATCAGGAACCCTCCCGCCATCACCGCGCCGGAATTTCCCGCGCTGACGAAGGAGGACGCCTTCCCGTCGGCGACAAGACGAAGCCCGACGCGGATCGACGAGTCCCGTTTCTTCCGGAGAGCGATGGCGGGGACGTCGCACATCTCCACGACTTCGGAGGCGTGCAGCACCTCGATGTCGGCGCCGGAAACGTCGATCTCGCGCAACTCCGCGCGGATCCGCTCCTCCTGGCCGACCAGGATCAGGGAGAGGCCGTTGGAACGGGCCGACTCGACCGCTCC
The Deltaproteobacteria bacterium genome window above contains:
- the plsX gene encoding phosphate acyltransferase PlsX, whose translation is MKIAVDAMGGDHAPREIVRGAVESARSNGLSLILVGQEERIRAELREIDVSGADIEVLHASEVVEMCDVPAIALRKKRDSSIRVGLRLVADGKASSFVSAGNSGAVMAGGFLILKKIHGVDRPAIAATIPTPHGPVVLIDAGANVDCKPAHLLQFGYMGEAYSRTILGIPRPRVGVVSIGEEDSKGTDLTRDTCELFRRTGLNFVGNVEGRDFFAGKADVFVCDGFVGNVAIKTMEGMATALGQFLKEEIGKSLMAKVGALLAERALRGVKDRLDYEEYGGAPLLGVRGGVFICHGSSSERAIKNGIRAAGSLARCAVDVEIARSIAARGYAVANAPAKP
- a CDS encoding ketoacyl-ACP synthase III, producing MYAPPKELTNLDLEKLVDTNDAWITERTGIRTRHIAEPRTPNSDLCVEAARKALDDAGVDPAELDIVVVGTLTPDMPFPSTACFLQAKIGATNAYGMDLSAACSGFVYSLSVADALIRAGRGKKALVVGSEILSTVVDYTDRSTCILFGDGAGAVLLSECPEGDGVLSCHLHSDGNLWQLIQCPGGGTLHPYSPEMMEQRLRSIRMMGNETFKHAVLKMVDVAGEALARNGVCIDDVKLFIPHQANLRIIQVVGKRLGIPEERVFVNLEKYGNTSAASIPIALAEAKAQGRFAAGDLVLVVAFGGGLTWASALMRM